The proteins below are encoded in one region of Opisthocomus hoazin isolate bOpiHoa1 chromosome 26, bOpiHoa1.hap1, whole genome shotgun sequence:
- the CNP gene encoding 2',3'-cyclic-nucleotide 3'-phosphodiesterase isoform X2 has product MSTQSAKDRPENLQFPFLDDEGTISTVKESKTFFILRGLPGSGKSTLAQAIQDRYKDACKVISADSYKITPSIRSTIPEEYSKMDEDLVDYCKRDISVIVLDDTHHERERLDQLFDIADKYRYKVVFAEPKTQWRMDCSQLKEKNQWKLSAEELKKMKPSLEKEFLPMYFGWFLSKRSSEILRKAGQAFLDELGSLKAFKKESKYFASAIEDPKIKVDLTSYFVKRPPGVLHCTTKYTDFGKAAGAEEYAQQEAVKASYGKGFTLSVSALFITTKTVGARVELSEQQLLLWPGDADKLLPADSLPKGSRAHITLGCANGVEAVQTGLDLLEFVKLEKAGNKGDEVGLIGGGKLLYFDNGMWMLILSKKIDVKAIFSGYYGKGKLVPTQSTNKRGSAFSSCTII; this is encoded by the exons atgtcTACTCAATCAGCAAAAGACAGACCCGAAAACTTGCAGTTCCCGTTCCTTGATGATGAAGGTACCATCTCCACAGTCAAAGAATccaaaaccttttttattttacGAGGCCTGCCCGGCAGCGGGAAGTCCACTCTTGCCCAGGCTATTCAAGACCGGTATAAAGACGCCTGCAAGGTCATCTCTGCTGATAGCTATAAAATTACCCCGTCCATAAGAAGCACCATTCCTGAAGAGTACTCAAAGATGGACGAGGATCTAGTTGACTATTGCAAACGAGACATCAGCGTTATCGTTTTGGATGACACTCACCATGAGCGGGAACGCCTGGACCAGCTCTTTGACATTGCTGACAAATACCGGTACAAAGTCGTCTTTGCCGAGCCCAAAACCCAGTGGCGAATGGATTGCTCGCAGCTGAAGGAGAAGAATCAGTGGAAACTGTCGGCGGAGGAGCTGAAGAAGATGAAGCCGAGCTTGGAGAAGGAGTTCCTGCCCATgtattttgggtggtttttaagCAAAAGAAGCTCAGAGATCCTGAGGAAGGCTGGCCAGGCCTTCTTAGATGAGCTTGGAAGTCTCAAAGCCTTCAAAAAGGAGAGTAAATACT TCGCTTCTGCTATTGAAGATCCCAAAATCAAAGTCGATCTCACCAGCTACTTCGTGAAGAGGCCGCCCGGGGTCCTACACTGCACCACAAAATACACCGACTTTGGGAAGGCAGCTGGAGCCGAGGAATACGCACAGCAAGAG gCTGTGAAGGCTTCCTACGGCAAAGGCTTCACCCTGTCCGTCTCCGCTCTGTTCATCACAACAAAAACTGTGGGCGCTCGCGTGGAGCTGAGcgaacagcagctgctgctctggcccGGGGACGCCGACAAGCTCCTGCCCGCCGACAGCCTCCCGAAGGGCAGCCGGGCTCACATCACCCTCGGCTGTGCCAACGGCGTCGAGGCAGTCCAGACGGGGCTCGATCTGCTGGAGTTTGTGAAGCTGGAGAAGGCAGGGAACAAAGGGGATGAAGTGGGGTTAATTGGAGGAGGGAAACTGCTGTATTTTGATAACGGTATGTGGATGCTCATCCTTTCTAAAAAGATCGATGTGAAGGCGATATTCTCAGGCTACTATGGAAAAGGAAAACTTGTGCCAACGCAGAGCACCAACAAACGGGGCTCTGCTTTTAGTTCCTGCACCATCATCTAG
- the CNP gene encoding 2',3'-cyclic-nucleotide 3'-phosphodiesterase isoform X1, with protein MNRGFSKKSHTFLPKIFRKMSTQSAKDRPENLQFPFLDDEGTISTVKESKTFFILRGLPGSGKSTLAQAIQDRYKDACKVISADSYKITPSIRSTIPEEYSKMDEDLVDYCKRDISVIVLDDTHHERERLDQLFDIADKYRYKVVFAEPKTQWRMDCSQLKEKNQWKLSAEELKKMKPSLEKEFLPMYFGWFLSKRSSEILRKAGQAFLDELGSLKAFKKESKYFASAIEDPKIKVDLTSYFVKRPPGVLHCTTKYTDFGKAAGAEEYAQQEAVKASYGKGFTLSVSALFITTKTVGARVELSEQQLLLWPGDADKLLPADSLPKGSRAHITLGCANGVEAVQTGLDLLEFVKLEKAGNKGDEVGLIGGGKLLYFDNGMWMLILSKKIDVKAIFSGYYGKGKLVPTQSTNKRGSAFSSCTII; from the exons ATG AACAGAGGCTTCTCAAAGAAGAGTCACACATTCCTGcctaaaatattcagaaaaatgtcTACTCAATCAGCAAAAGACAGACCCGAAAACTTGCAGTTCCCGTTCCTTGATGATGAAGGTACCATCTCCACAGTCAAAGAATccaaaaccttttttattttacGAGGCCTGCCCGGCAGCGGGAAGTCCACTCTTGCCCAGGCTATTCAAGACCGGTATAAAGACGCCTGCAAGGTCATCTCTGCTGATAGCTATAAAATTACCCCGTCCATAAGAAGCACCATTCCTGAAGAGTACTCAAAGATGGACGAGGATCTAGTTGACTATTGCAAACGAGACATCAGCGTTATCGTTTTGGATGACACTCACCATGAGCGGGAACGCCTGGACCAGCTCTTTGACATTGCTGACAAATACCGGTACAAAGTCGTCTTTGCCGAGCCCAAAACCCAGTGGCGAATGGATTGCTCGCAGCTGAAGGAGAAGAATCAGTGGAAACTGTCGGCGGAGGAGCTGAAGAAGATGAAGCCGAGCTTGGAGAAGGAGTTCCTGCCCATgtattttgggtggtttttaagCAAAAGAAGCTCAGAGATCCTGAGGAAGGCTGGCCAGGCCTTCTTAGATGAGCTTGGAAGTCTCAAAGCCTTCAAAAAGGAGAGTAAATACT TCGCTTCTGCTATTGAAGATCCCAAAATCAAAGTCGATCTCACCAGCTACTTCGTGAAGAGGCCGCCCGGGGTCCTACACTGCACCACAAAATACACCGACTTTGGGAAGGCAGCTGGAGCCGAGGAATACGCACAGCAAGAG gCTGTGAAGGCTTCCTACGGCAAAGGCTTCACCCTGTCCGTCTCCGCTCTGTTCATCACAACAAAAACTGTGGGCGCTCGCGTGGAGCTGAGcgaacagcagctgctgctctggcccGGGGACGCCGACAAGCTCCTGCCCGCCGACAGCCTCCCGAAGGGCAGCCGGGCTCACATCACCCTCGGCTGTGCCAACGGCGTCGAGGCAGTCCAGACGGGGCTCGATCTGCTGGAGTTTGTGAAGCTGGAGAAGGCAGGGAACAAAGGGGATGAAGTGGGGTTAATTGGAGGAGGGAAACTGCTGTATTTTGATAACGGTATGTGGATGCTCATCCTTTCTAAAAAGATCGATGTGAAGGCGATATTCTCAGGCTACTATGGAAAAGGAAAACTTGTGCCAACGCAGAGCACCAACAAACGGGGCTCTGCTTTTAGTTCCTGCACCATCATCTAG